A window from Oncorhynchus mykiss isolate Arlee chromosome 9, USDA_OmykA_1.1, whole genome shotgun sequence encodes these proteins:
- the LOC118966083 gene encoding C4b-binding protein alpha chain-like isoform X3, translated as MQPSNICWPLTIWMVQLALIVLTVQAKNCTKPIGGPNMVLSDAFITQETFVDGAKVTFQCAIGYASTGRSTPVTCTAGVWSEVKLKCERKSCGSPGEVMNGQFNLSEGILFGDQVVATCNTGYVLVGSGVRTCMAGGWDGRVPVCEVVKCGKPPNIVNGGPVVPPDDTYDYGSVVQYDCEKDYTLVGTKYITCSENGEFQPAPPECKMVSCLPPVVVNGVRIDGRPPYTYMSFVTYRCNAGYEMEGKASLTCDIEGWSAPYPTCKDRVPRPTDLTPKANNNTGVIAGCVVGGLAIIFGAVFAVYKVKQSSRGGYSSNVATKNSEDNEL; from the exons ATGCAGCCCTCAAACATCTGTTGGCCCTTGACGATATGGATGGTCCAGCTGGCCTTGATTGTTCTCACTGTCCAAG CTAAAAACTGTACCAAACCCATAGGAGGGCCAAACATGGTTTTGTCAGATGCCTTCATCACGCAAGAGACATTTGTAGATGGCGCAAAAGTCACTTTTCAGTGTGCAATTGGATATGCCAGTACAGGACGATCTACGCCAGTCACCTGTACTGCTGGCGTGTGGAGTGAAGTGAAACTGAAATGCGAAA GGAAGTCGTGTGGCAGCCCAGGAGAAGTGATGAACGGCCAGTTTAATCTCTCTGAGGGGATCTTGTTTGGAGACCAGGTAGTTGCTACCTGTAACACTGG CTATGTGCTTGTGGGCAGCGGTGTAAGGACCTGTATGGCTGGAGGCTGGGATGGCAGAGTTCCTGTATGTGAAG TGGTGAAGTGTGGAAAGCCCCCAAACATTGTCAACGGTGGGCCTGTTGTCCCACCTGATGATACGTATGACTATGGAAGTGTAGTGCAATATGACTGTGAGAAGGATTACACTCTGGTTGGAACTAAATACATAACCTGCAGTGAGAATGGAGAATTCCAGCCAGCTCCACCGGAGTGTAAAA TGGTGTCATGTCTTCCTCCTGTTGTTGTGAATGGTGTTCGGATTGACGGCCGTCCCCCCTATACGTACATGTCTTTTGTGACGTATAGGTGTAATGCTGGATATGAGATGGAGGGAAAAGCCAGTCTGACCTGTGACATAGAAGGCTGGTCAGCTCCTTACCCAACATGCAAAG ATCGTGTACCCCGTCCCACTGATCTAACCCCAAAGGCCAACA acaacactggggtaaTAGCAGGCTGTGTTGTAGGTGGACTTG CCATTATTTTTGGTGCAGTATTTGCAGTCTACAAAGTTAAACAAAG CTCTCGAGGTGGCTACTCATCAAATGTGGCCACTAAAAACTCTGAAGATAATGAGTTGTAG
- the LOC118966083 gene encoding membrane cofactor protein-like isoform X1, translating to MQPSNICWPLTIWMVQLALIVLTVQAKNCTKPIGGPNMVLSDAFITQETFVDGAKVTFQCAIGYASTGRSTPVTCTAGVWSEVKLKCERKSCGSPGEVMNGQFNLSEGILFGDQVVATCNTGYVLVGSGVRTCMAGGWDGRVPVCEVVKCGKPPNIVNGGPVVPPDDTYDYGSVVQYDCEKDYTLVGTKYITCSENGEFQPAPPECKMVSCLPPVVVNGVRIDGRPPYTYMSFVTYRCNAGYEMEGKASLTCDIEGWSAPYPTCKALLTTTNPTTTKRTTIQDRVPRPTDLTPKANNNTGVIAGCVVGGLAIIFGAVFAVYKVKQSSRGGYSSNVATKNSEDNEL from the exons ATGCAGCCCTCAAACATCTGTTGGCCCTTGACGATATGGATGGTCCAGCTGGCCTTGATTGTTCTCACTGTCCAAG CTAAAAACTGTACCAAACCCATAGGAGGGCCAAACATGGTTTTGTCAGATGCCTTCATCACGCAAGAGACATTTGTAGATGGCGCAAAAGTCACTTTTCAGTGTGCAATTGGATATGCCAGTACAGGACGATCTACGCCAGTCACCTGTACTGCTGGCGTGTGGAGTGAAGTGAAACTGAAATGCGAAA GGAAGTCGTGTGGCAGCCCAGGAGAAGTGATGAACGGCCAGTTTAATCTCTCTGAGGGGATCTTGTTTGGAGACCAGGTAGTTGCTACCTGTAACACTGG CTATGTGCTTGTGGGCAGCGGTGTAAGGACCTGTATGGCTGGAGGCTGGGATGGCAGAGTTCCTGTATGTGAAG TGGTGAAGTGTGGAAAGCCCCCAAACATTGTCAACGGTGGGCCTGTTGTCCCACCTGATGATACGTATGACTATGGAAGTGTAGTGCAATATGACTGTGAGAAGGATTACACTCTGGTTGGAACTAAATACATAACCTGCAGTGAGAATGGAGAATTCCAGCCAGCTCCACCGGAGTGTAAAA TGGTGTCATGTCTTCCTCCTGTTGTTGTGAATGGTGTTCGGATTGACGGCCGTCCCCCCTATACGTACATGTCTTTTGTGACGTATAGGTGTAATGCTGGATATGAGATGGAGGGAAAAGCCAGTCTGACCTGTGACATAGAAGGCTGGTCAGCTCCTTACCCAACATGCAAAG CCCTTCTGACTACCACAAATCCCACTACTACAAAGAGAACCACAATCCAAG ATCGTGTACCCCGTCCCACTGATCTAACCCCAAAGGCCAACA acaacactggggtaaTAGCAGGCTGTGTTGTAGGTGGACTTG CCATTATTTTTGGTGCAGTATTTGCAGTCTACAAAGTTAAACAAAG CTCTCGAGGTGGCTACTCATCAAATGTGGCCACTAAAAACTCTGAAGATAATGAGTTGTAG
- the LOC118966083 gene encoding C4b-binding protein alpha chain-like isoform X6 — MQPSNICWPLTIWMVQLALIVLTVQAKNCTKPIGGPNMVLSDAFITQETFVDGAKVTFQCAIGYASTGRSTPVTCTAGVWSEVKLKCERKSCGSPGEVMNGQFNLSEGILFGDQVVATCNTGYVLVGSGVRTCMAGGWDGRVPVCEVVKCGKPPNIVNGGPVVPPDDTYDYGSVVQYDCEKDYTLVGTKYITCSENGEFQPAPPECKMVSCLPPVVVNGVRIDGRPPYTYMSFVTYRCNAGYEMEGKASLTCDIEGWSAPYPTCKDRVPRPTDLTPKANNNTGVIAGCVVGGLAIIFGAVFAVYKVKQSAK; from the exons ATGCAGCCCTCAAACATCTGTTGGCCCTTGACGATATGGATGGTCCAGCTGGCCTTGATTGTTCTCACTGTCCAAG CTAAAAACTGTACCAAACCCATAGGAGGGCCAAACATGGTTTTGTCAGATGCCTTCATCACGCAAGAGACATTTGTAGATGGCGCAAAAGTCACTTTTCAGTGTGCAATTGGATATGCCAGTACAGGACGATCTACGCCAGTCACCTGTACTGCTGGCGTGTGGAGTGAAGTGAAACTGAAATGCGAAA GGAAGTCGTGTGGCAGCCCAGGAGAAGTGATGAACGGCCAGTTTAATCTCTCTGAGGGGATCTTGTTTGGAGACCAGGTAGTTGCTACCTGTAACACTGG CTATGTGCTTGTGGGCAGCGGTGTAAGGACCTGTATGGCTGGAGGCTGGGATGGCAGAGTTCCTGTATGTGAAG TGGTGAAGTGTGGAAAGCCCCCAAACATTGTCAACGGTGGGCCTGTTGTCCCACCTGATGATACGTATGACTATGGAAGTGTAGTGCAATATGACTGTGAGAAGGATTACACTCTGGTTGGAACTAAATACATAACCTGCAGTGAGAATGGAGAATTCCAGCCAGCTCCACCGGAGTGTAAAA TGGTGTCATGTCTTCCTCCTGTTGTTGTGAATGGTGTTCGGATTGACGGCCGTCCCCCCTATACGTACATGTCTTTTGTGACGTATAGGTGTAATGCTGGATATGAGATGGAGGGAAAAGCCAGTCTGACCTGTGACATAGAAGGCTGGTCAGCTCCTTACCCAACATGCAAAG ATCGTGTACCCCGTCCCACTGATCTAACCCCAAAGGCCAACA acaacactggggtaaTAGCAGGCTGTGTTGTAGGTGGACTTG CCATTATTTTTGGTGCAGTATTTGCAGTCTACAAAGTTAAACAAAG tgCCAAGTAG
- the LOC118966083 gene encoding C4b-binding protein alpha chain-like isoform X2 — protein sequence MQPSNICWPLTIWMVQLALIVLTVQAKNCTKPIGGPNMVLSDAFITQETFVDGAKVTFQCAIGYASTGRSTPVTCTAGVWSEVKLKCERKSCGSPGEVMNGQFNLSEGILFGDQVVATCNTGYVLVGSGVRTCMAGGWDGRVPVCEVVKCGKPPNIVNGGPVVPPDDTYDYGSVVQYDCEKDYTLVGTKYITCSENGEFQPAPPECKMVSCLPPVVVNGVRIDGRPPYTYMSFVTYRCNAGYEMEGKASLTCDIEGWSAPYPTCKALLTTTNPTTTKRTTIQDNTGVIAGCVVGGLAIIFGAVFAVYKVKQSSRGGYSSNVATKNSEDNEL from the exons ATGCAGCCCTCAAACATCTGTTGGCCCTTGACGATATGGATGGTCCAGCTGGCCTTGATTGTTCTCACTGTCCAAG CTAAAAACTGTACCAAACCCATAGGAGGGCCAAACATGGTTTTGTCAGATGCCTTCATCACGCAAGAGACATTTGTAGATGGCGCAAAAGTCACTTTTCAGTGTGCAATTGGATATGCCAGTACAGGACGATCTACGCCAGTCACCTGTACTGCTGGCGTGTGGAGTGAAGTGAAACTGAAATGCGAAA GGAAGTCGTGTGGCAGCCCAGGAGAAGTGATGAACGGCCAGTTTAATCTCTCTGAGGGGATCTTGTTTGGAGACCAGGTAGTTGCTACCTGTAACACTGG CTATGTGCTTGTGGGCAGCGGTGTAAGGACCTGTATGGCTGGAGGCTGGGATGGCAGAGTTCCTGTATGTGAAG TGGTGAAGTGTGGAAAGCCCCCAAACATTGTCAACGGTGGGCCTGTTGTCCCACCTGATGATACGTATGACTATGGAAGTGTAGTGCAATATGACTGTGAGAAGGATTACACTCTGGTTGGAACTAAATACATAACCTGCAGTGAGAATGGAGAATTCCAGCCAGCTCCACCGGAGTGTAAAA TGGTGTCATGTCTTCCTCCTGTTGTTGTGAATGGTGTTCGGATTGACGGCCGTCCCCCCTATACGTACATGTCTTTTGTGACGTATAGGTGTAATGCTGGATATGAGATGGAGGGAAAAGCCAGTCTGACCTGTGACATAGAAGGCTGGTCAGCTCCTTACCCAACATGCAAAG CCCTTCTGACTACCACAAATCCCACTACTACAAAGAGAACCACAATCCAAG acaacactggggtaaTAGCAGGCTGTGTTGTAGGTGGACTTG CCATTATTTTTGGTGCAGTATTTGCAGTCTACAAAGTTAAACAAAG CTCTCGAGGTGGCTACTCATCAAATGTGGCCACTAAAAACTCTGAAGATAATGAGTTGTAG
- the LOC118966083 gene encoding complement receptor type 1-like isoform X5, whose product MQPSNICWPLTIWMVQLALIVLTVQAKNCTKPIGGPNMVLSDAFITQETFVDGAKVTFQCAIGYASTGRSTPVTCTAGVWSEVKLKCERKSCGSPGEVMNGQFNLSEGILFGDQVVATCNTGYVLVGSGVRTCMAGGWDGRVPVCEVVKCGKPPNIVNGGPVVPPDDTYDYGSVVQYDCEKDYTLVGTKYITCSENGEFQPAPPECKMVSCLPPVVVNGVRIDGRPPYTYMSFVTYRCNAGYEMEGKASLTCDIEGWSAPYPTCKALLTTTNPTTTKRTTIQDNTGVIAGCVVGGLAIIFGAVFAVYKVKQSAK is encoded by the exons ATGCAGCCCTCAAACATCTGTTGGCCCTTGACGATATGGATGGTCCAGCTGGCCTTGATTGTTCTCACTGTCCAAG CTAAAAACTGTACCAAACCCATAGGAGGGCCAAACATGGTTTTGTCAGATGCCTTCATCACGCAAGAGACATTTGTAGATGGCGCAAAAGTCACTTTTCAGTGTGCAATTGGATATGCCAGTACAGGACGATCTACGCCAGTCACCTGTACTGCTGGCGTGTGGAGTGAAGTGAAACTGAAATGCGAAA GGAAGTCGTGTGGCAGCCCAGGAGAAGTGATGAACGGCCAGTTTAATCTCTCTGAGGGGATCTTGTTTGGAGACCAGGTAGTTGCTACCTGTAACACTGG CTATGTGCTTGTGGGCAGCGGTGTAAGGACCTGTATGGCTGGAGGCTGGGATGGCAGAGTTCCTGTATGTGAAG TGGTGAAGTGTGGAAAGCCCCCAAACATTGTCAACGGTGGGCCTGTTGTCCCACCTGATGATACGTATGACTATGGAAGTGTAGTGCAATATGACTGTGAGAAGGATTACACTCTGGTTGGAACTAAATACATAACCTGCAGTGAGAATGGAGAATTCCAGCCAGCTCCACCGGAGTGTAAAA TGGTGTCATGTCTTCCTCCTGTTGTTGTGAATGGTGTTCGGATTGACGGCCGTCCCCCCTATACGTACATGTCTTTTGTGACGTATAGGTGTAATGCTGGATATGAGATGGAGGGAAAAGCCAGTCTGACCTGTGACATAGAAGGCTGGTCAGCTCCTTACCCAACATGCAAAG CCCTTCTGACTACCACAAATCCCACTACTACAAAGAGAACCACAATCCAAG acaacactggggtaaTAGCAGGCTGTGTTGTAGGTGGACTTG CCATTATTTTTGGTGCAGTATTTGCAGTCTACAAAGTTAAACAAAG tgCCAAGTAG
- the LOC118966083 gene encoding membrane cofactor protein-like isoform X4 produces MQPSNICWPLTIWMVQLALIVLTVQAKNCTKPIGGPNMVLSDAFITQETFVDGAKVTFQCAIGYASTGRSTPVTCTAGVWSEVKLKCERKSCGSPGEVMNGQFNLSEGILFGDQVVATCNTGYVLVGSGVRTCMAGGWDGRVPVCEVVKCGKPPNIVNGGPVVPPDDTYDYGSVVQYDCEKDYTLVGTKYITCSENGEFQPAPPECKMVSCLPPVVVNGVRIDGRPPYTYMSFVTYRCNAGYEMEGKASLTCDIEGWSAPYPTCKALLTTTNPTTTKRTTIQDRVPRPTDLTPKANNNTGVIAGCVVGGLAIIFGAVFAVYKVKQSAK; encoded by the exons ATGCAGCCCTCAAACATCTGTTGGCCCTTGACGATATGGATGGTCCAGCTGGCCTTGATTGTTCTCACTGTCCAAG CTAAAAACTGTACCAAACCCATAGGAGGGCCAAACATGGTTTTGTCAGATGCCTTCATCACGCAAGAGACATTTGTAGATGGCGCAAAAGTCACTTTTCAGTGTGCAATTGGATATGCCAGTACAGGACGATCTACGCCAGTCACCTGTACTGCTGGCGTGTGGAGTGAAGTGAAACTGAAATGCGAAA GGAAGTCGTGTGGCAGCCCAGGAGAAGTGATGAACGGCCAGTTTAATCTCTCTGAGGGGATCTTGTTTGGAGACCAGGTAGTTGCTACCTGTAACACTGG CTATGTGCTTGTGGGCAGCGGTGTAAGGACCTGTATGGCTGGAGGCTGGGATGGCAGAGTTCCTGTATGTGAAG TGGTGAAGTGTGGAAAGCCCCCAAACATTGTCAACGGTGGGCCTGTTGTCCCACCTGATGATACGTATGACTATGGAAGTGTAGTGCAATATGACTGTGAGAAGGATTACACTCTGGTTGGAACTAAATACATAACCTGCAGTGAGAATGGAGAATTCCAGCCAGCTCCACCGGAGTGTAAAA TGGTGTCATGTCTTCCTCCTGTTGTTGTGAATGGTGTTCGGATTGACGGCCGTCCCCCCTATACGTACATGTCTTTTGTGACGTATAGGTGTAATGCTGGATATGAGATGGAGGGAAAAGCCAGTCTGACCTGTGACATAGAAGGCTGGTCAGCTCCTTACCCAACATGCAAAG CCCTTCTGACTACCACAAATCCCACTACTACAAAGAGAACCACAATCCAAG ATCGTGTACCCCGTCCCACTGATCTAACCCCAAAGGCCAACA acaacactggggtaaTAGCAGGCTGTGTTGTAGGTGGACTTG CCATTATTTTTGGTGCAGTATTTGCAGTCTACAAAGTTAAACAAAG tgCCAAGTAG